A genomic window from Glycine max cultivar Williams 82 chromosome 17, Glycine_max_v4.0, whole genome shotgun sequence includes:
- the LOC100500051 gene encoding Peroxisome biogenesis protein 19-2-like (The RefSeq protein has 1 substitution compared to this genomic sequence) translates to MADSSQDLDQLLDSALDDFQSFNLNPPPPSGEASANKKKESPSLASGVQGLGMGLPDLRTKKKGKQKAASKDSHVSEALNKLREQTKEAVKGLESISTPTADDLGKDALMEDWVKQFEQLAGSQDMESIVETMMQQLLSKEILHEPMKEIAEKYPKWLEEHKSSLSKEEYDRYSHQYELIRNLNEVYDNDPGNFNKIVELIQKMQECGQPPNDIVQELAPDFDLASLGQLSPEMLETQPNCCIM, encoded by the exons ATGGCCGACTCATCTCAAGACCTTGACCAACTCCTCGATA GTGCTTTGGATGATTTTCAGTCCTTCAACCTCAATCCTCCCCCTCCAAG TGGGGAAGCAAGTGCGAACAAGAAGAAGGAGAGTCCTTCTTTGGCGTCGGGGGTGCAAGGATTGGGCATGGGTTTACCCGATTTGAGAACGAAGAAAAAGGGGAAACAGAAGGCTGCTTCCAAAGACAGCCACGTGTCGGAGGCGCTCAACAAGCTCAGGGAGCAGACCAAAGAGGCTGTTAAAGGGCTGGAGTCTATTTCCACACCCACTGCCGATGATTTGGGGAAGGATGCCTTGATGGAGGATTGGGTGAAACAGTTTGAGCAGCTTGCTGGCTCTCAG GACATGGAATCTATTGTGGAGACCATGATGCAGCAACTTCTGTCCAAGGAGATTCTTCATGAACCAATGAAGGAAATAGCAGAGAAGTATCCTAAGTGGTTGGAAGAGCACAAATCCAGCTTAAGCAAAGAAGAGTATGATCGCTATTCACACCAATATGAACTGATACGAAATCTTAATGAAGTTTACGATAATGATCCCGGAAACTTCAACAAGATTGTTGAGCTTATGCAAAAAATGCAAGAATGTGGACAACCACCAAATGATATCGTCCAGGAGCTTGCTCCTGATTTTGATTTAGCCAGTCTTGGCCAGTT
- the LOC100796860 gene encoding asparagine--tRNA ligase, chloroplastic/mitochondrial has protein sequence MAATIGVGAAKAISIAIAVRHLRTKPYAAATTTALALLSLHKPLFLPHSSPFSSRRAFCAATLRTSDNRVQQFRRKLRVSEIKEGDGADVLGRNLVVQGWVRTLRIQSSVTFLEINDGSCLSNMQCVLNSEAEGYDQVESGLVTTGASVWVQGVVVKSQGSKQKVELKVNKIVLIGKSDPSFPIQKKRASREFLRTKAHLRARTNTFGAVARVRNALAYATHKFFQENGFVWVSSPIITASDCEGAGEQFCVTTLIPSSHETNDSPVDAIPKTNDGLIDWSQDFFGKPAFLTVSGQLNGETYATALSDVYTFGPTFRAENSNTSRHLAEFWMIEPELAFADLNDDMACATAYLQFVIRHVLDNCKEDMEFFDAWINKGIIDRLSDVADKDVVQITYTEAIDLLSGANKKFEFPVKWGSDLQSEHERYITEEVFSGCPVIIRDYPKDIKAFYMRQNDDGRTVAAMDMLVPGIGELIGGSQREERLEYLEARLDDLKLNKDAYWWYLDLRRYGSVPHAGFGLGFERLVQFATGMDNIRDVIPFPRTPGSAEF, from the exons ATGGCTGCTACCATTGGCGTTGGCGCCGCAAAAGCCATATCAATCGCAATAGCAGTTAGGCACCTCCGAACAAAACCTTacgcagcagcaacaacaacagcactTGCTCTTCTTTCACTCCACAAACCTCTCTTCCTCCCTCATTCCTCTCCCTTCTCCTCTCGCCGCGCTTTTTGCGCCGCGACGCTTCGCACCTCCGACAACAGAGTGCAACAGTTCCGCAGGAAGCTTAGGGTTTCCGAAATCAAAGAAGGCGACGGCGCCGACGTGCTCGGCCGCAACCTAGTCGTGCAGGGCTGGGTCCGCACGCTTCGCATTCAGAGTAGCGTCACCTTCCTCGAG ATTAACGATGGTTCTTGCCTTTCTAACATGCAATGTGTGTTGAATTCGGAGGCTGAAGGTTACGATCAG GTAGAATCTGGCTTGGTTACCACTGGTGCTTCAGTGTGGGTGCAAGGAGTTGTGGTGAAGAGTCAAGGATCGAAACAGAAAGTTGAATTGAAGGTCAACAAAATAGTACTG ATTGGCAAAAGCGATCCCTCCTTTCCCATCCAAAAGAAAAGAGCCAGCAGAGAATTTCTAAGAACAAAAGCACATCTTCGTGCGAGGACAAATACTTTTGGTGCA GTTGCAAGGGTTAGGAATGCATTGGCATATGCTACACATAAGTTCTTCCAAGAAAATGGGTTTGTATGGGTCTCCAGTCCTATCATCACGGCATCAGATTGCGAGGGTGCGGGTGAACAGTTCTGCGTTACTACCTTG ATACCAAGTTCTCATGAAACTAATGATTCTCCTGTTGATGCTATTCCAAAAACAAATGATGGATTAATTGACTGGTCACAA GACTTCTTTGGAAAACCAGCATTCTTGACTGTTTCAGGTCAACTCAATGGTGAAACTTATGCCACTGCTCTCTCTGAT GTGTATACATTTGGTCCTACATTCCGAGCAGAAAATTCTAACACTTCTAGGCACTTGGCTGAATTTTGG ATGATTGAACCGGAGCTTGCATTTGCTGATCTAAATGATGACATGGCTTGTGCAACTGCTTATCTCCAGTTTGTA ATAAGACATGTTCTCGATAACTGCAAGGAAGACATGGAGTTTTTCGATGCATGGATTAATAAAGGAATCATTGATCGCTTGAGT gatGTAGCAGATAAAGATGTTGTGCAAATAACCTACACTGAAGCGATAGATCTGCTGTCAGGAGCaaataagaaatttgaattcccg GTGAAATGGGGTAGTGATCTTCAGAGTGAACATGAGCGTTATATAACTGAAGAGGTATTCAGTGGATGCCCTGTGATAATTAGAGACTATCCAAAG gaTATTAAAGCATTCTATATGCGACAGAATGATGATGGAAGGACAGTTGCAGCCATGGACATGTTGGTTCCAGGG ATTGGTGAACTTATTGGTGGAAGCCAAAGAGAAGAAAGGCTTGAGTATCTAGAAGCTCGTTTAGATGATTTAAAGCTGAACAAGGATGCATATTGGTGGTATCTTGATTTGCGTCGATATGGTTCAG TACCTCATGCAGGCTTTGGTTTGGGGTTTGAAAGACTTGTCCAATTTGCAACTGGAATGGACAATATAAGGGATGTTATTCCTTTTCCTCGAACTCCTGGCTCGGCTGAGTTTTAG
- the LOC121173836 gene encoding 40S ribosomal protein S30, producing MGKVHGSLARAGKVRGQTPKVAKQDKKKKPRGRAHKRMQYNRRFVTAVVGFGKKRGPNSSEK from the exons ATGG GTAAGGTTCACGGATCTCTCGCACGTGCGGGTAAAGTGAGAGGACAAACTCCCAAAGTGGCGAAGCAAGACAAGAAGAAAAAGCCACGCGGACGCGCTCACAAGAGAATGCAATACAACCGCCGATTCGTCACCGCCG TGGTGGGATTCGGAAAGAAGCGTGGACCAAACTCCTCGGAGAAGTGA
- the LOC121173814 gene encoding adrenodoxin-like protein 2, mitochondrial — translation MVKCKFIYKQYDNSSYAIQEAFKGLNFTWDDESTTLIKPKFFCNLFQQNLEQRVAKGAFSFCYGSCVSVFCSVGWVRQICLVHFILHPVHLVLIIYNTIYFCCAKKKKDGEEKHIKVPVGMSMLEAAHENDIELEGKSFDFRLSSLCHVIVMDVEQYSKLEDPTDEENDMLDLAFGLTETSRLGCQLTIIKPECDGIRLAIPAATQNFAIDGYVPKSH, via the exons ATGGTAAAGTGCAAATTCATTTATAAGCAGTATGATAACTCTAGCTATGCAATTCAAGAGGCATTTAAAGGTCTCAATTTCACATGGGATGATGAGTCCACCACTTTGATCAAACCCAAATTCTTCTGCAACCTTTTCCAACAAAACCTTGAACAACGTGTGGCTAAG GGGgctttctctttttgttatgGCTCCTGTGTTTCTGTGTTTTGTTCTGTTGGTTGGGTTAGGCAAATTTGCCTTGTACATTTTATCCTTCATCcagtacacctagtactgattatatataatactatctatttttgctgtgcaaaaaaaaaaaaggatggtGAGGAGAAGCATATCAAAGTCCCTGTTGGAATGTCTATGTTAGAAGCTGCTCATGAAAATGACATTGAACTAGAAGGTAAAAGCTTTGATTTTAGA TTGTCGTCCCTTTGCCATGTTATAGTCATG GACGTTGAACAATACAGTAAACTGGAAGATCCAACTGATGAGGAAAATGACATGTTGGATCTAGCTTTTGGGCTTACTGAAAC ATCACGTTTGGGTTGCCAA TTAACAATTATAAAACCTGAATGTGACGGAATTCGTTTAGCTATTCCTGCTGCCACTCAAAACTTCGCCATTGATGGCTATGTGCCAAAATCACACTAG
- the ZFP5 gene encoding zinc finger protein ZAT4-like encodes MDRHKCKLCSRSFSNGRALGGHMKAHLASLPLPLPPKLHSCFSSSDSEQEQSLRENPKKTLRILDPEDRESETESNKNPTRQRSKRNWKSTMPKLSLGHPEAEPLSSVSDTSPEEDLAMCLMMLSRDTWQEHKLANAGPPKTRCSSGSEIKLKNKVRSKHLCHACHKSFRSSRALGSHRTLCSPRQEAQNNSIISNNNIKVFECPFCYKLFGSGQALGGHKRSHLIPSSSSTVNHSVKLKQSFIDLNLPAPAEDDDLSVVSDA; translated from the coding sequence ATGGATAGACACAAATGCAAGCTTTGTTCAAGGTCTTTCAGCAATGGCAGAGCCCTTGGTGGGCACATGAAGGCTCACCTtgcttctctccctctccctctccctccaaaGCTTCACTCTTGTTTCTCTTCCTCTGACTCAGAACAAGAACAATCTTTAAGGGAGAATCCTAAGAAAACCTTGAGGATTCTGGATCCTGAAGACAGAGAGAGCGAGACAGAGTCTAATAAGAACCCGACTCGTCAACGATCCAAGCGCAACTGGAAATCTACCATGCCCAAGCTCAGCCTCGGACACCCCGAAGCCGAACCTCTCAGCTCCGTCTCCGACACCTCCCCCGAAGAAGACCTCGCCATGTGCCTCATGATGCTCTCCCGCGACACGTGGCAGGAACACAAACTCGCCAATGCAGGTCCACCCAAGACTCGCTGCAGCAGCGGATCAGAGATCAAGCTCAAGAACAAAGTCCGCTCCAAGCACCTCTGCCACGCTTGTCACAAATCCTTTCGATCCTCTCGCGCTCTTGGGAGCCACAGAACCCTGTGCTCTCCCCGTCAGGAAGCCCAAAATAACAGCATCATTAGTAATAACAACATTAAGGTTTTTGAATGCCCCTTCTGTTACAAGCTGTTTGGTTCTGGCCAAGCGCTCGGTGGACACAAGAGATCTCACCTaattccttcttcctcttcaacCGTTAATCATTCTGTCAAGTTGAAACAGAGCTTCATAGATCTCAACTTGCCTGCTCCGGCCGAAGACGACGATCTTAGCGTTGTTTCTGATGCCTAA